The Seleniivibrio woodruffii genome segment AAAACGCACCGATCTCTACCGCTCCATAATCAAGAGCAACCGGAGACTCACATATACATATGTTCAGGCAGTTCTGGACGAAACGGAAAAGGAGCAGGACAAAGAGATTCTGCGCCTGCTGAAAGATTCCGAACGTCTGGCTCTGCTCATCATGAAGCGGCGCAAAAAAGAGGGGATGCTGGATTTTGATTTCCCCGAAACGGAGTTCGATCTGGACGAAAACGGCGAAGTTGCCGCTGTGCGCCCCTCGGAAAGACATCTGTCACACCGGATAATCGAACATTTCATGATAGAGGCCAACGAGGTTGTGTCCGAGTTTCTGGAAAAACACGTCCAGAAGTCAGTATACCGGATACACGATAAGCCCGACCCCATGAAGCTTAACGATTTCTCACAGCTCGCAGAGAGCTTCGGAATAGCGGTCACAATTAAAGACGTAACCCCCAAAGAGGTGGCAAGAGCCAGCGAAGCGGTGGGAAAATCGCCCTACGGCGACATTCTGGGACCTGCACTTGTTCGCACCATGGCAAAAGCCGAATACAACACGAACAACATAGGCCACTTCGGTCTGGCCTCCGAATCATACACGCATTTCACCAGCCCCATCCGCCGATATCCCGACCTGATGGTGCACAGGCTGATATGCAACAGACTGTTCAACGCACACTACGAAGTTACAACCGACCTCGACACCGCCTGTCAGAAATCCACAGAAAATGAACAGCGGGCTGAGAATGCAGAACGTGACATCGAGCGTTTCAAAAAGGTAAAATACCTGATGAAGCATATGGACGAACCGTTTGCGGCAATAATAACCTCCGTGGGGCCTTTCGGTCTTTCTATCTATCTGCCAACGCTGATGATGAAAGGAACCATCACTCTGGAAGCCATTCAGGGGGACGTGTACCAGTATATCAAGAAAGCCCAGTTGGTTAAAGGAAAGCGCACCGGAGTAATGTACAGAGCGGCCGACCCCATCGAAGTGATGGCGGAACGTATAGATTATGACATTCAGGAAGCGTATTTTTACCCTCTGTAATAATTATCAGTTGCTTATATACCCGAATGGGTTATTATTGGTTATACATATAAATCGGGAAGTAATATGCTCGGCAAGTACTTAAACGAGAACAACATAGGGCGCATAAGCCTGATGAACATGGTTCTTGTGATTGTTATAATAACTGTTGCCATGATACTGTTCATCGCAAAACAGACAAGAAACGAATACGAAACCGAGC includes the following:
- the rnr gene encoding ribonuclease R codes for the protein MSRILKTIKSAGKPLTFKQILSMTQEDPKQLKQELKELTRKRKVRANRNGTYSVPSEKAESKTLTGKMDLHPDGYGFMSVDGGGRDLFIPRNKMGGALHGDRVRVSVETFRGKPEGKVLEITERSVQQIIGRAENLAGILRVVPMTKKFNSYIYVSAASAKGIENDDIVMVELTSYPDGQKAGRGIIKKRLGKLTDPRIEDLIVLNRYNIEREYPQAVEEYVKSIAPKLLKEAGKRTDFRDLTTVTIDGETARDFDDAISVNVTDTGYELYVHIADVSHFVHPDTPVDKEAFSRGTSFYFPEFAVPMLPEMLSNNLCSLRPDEEKFTLSAKITYDEKAQRKRTDLYRSIIKSNRRLTYTYVQAVLDETEKEQDKEILRLLKDSERLALLIMKRRKKEGMLDFDFPETEFDLDENGEVAAVRPSERHLSHRIIEHFMIEANEVVSEFLEKHVQKSVYRIHDKPDPMKLNDFSQLAESFGIAVTIKDVTPKEVARASEAVGKSPYGDILGPALVRTMAKAEYNTNNIGHFGLASESYTHFTSPIRRYPDLMVHRLICNRLFNAHYEVTTDLDTACQKSTENEQRAENAERDIERFKKVKYLMKHMDEPFAAIITSVGPFGLSIYLPTLMMKGTITLEAIQGDVYQYIKKAQLVKGKRTGVMYRAADPIEVMAERIDYDIQEAYFYPL